The DNA window AGCGGTGCACGGCCCCGCCCTGCCACAGCGCCACCCAGACGCCGCCCTCGGCGTCGACCGTCAGCCCGTCGGGCTGCCCCCGCTCCGGGTCCACGTACGCGAACGGCCGCCGCCCGCCGAGCCCCTTGTCAGGGTCGTAGTCGAGCACGTCCACCCGGCCGGTGGCGGTGTCGGCGTAGTAGGCGAGCGAGCCGTCGGGGCTGAAGTCGAACCCGTTGGAGATCGTCACCTCCGGCAGCACCACGCTCAGGGCGCCGCCGGGCCCGGCCACGTAGAACGAGCCGCGCCCGGGGGCGGCGTCGTAGGCCATGCTGCCGATGTAGAAACGGCCGCCGGGGTCGCAGCCGCCGTCGTTCATCCGTACGGACGGGTCGCTCCACGCCTCGCCGCCCAGCGGGCGCAGCGGGGCGTCGAGGTCGTCGGAGTCGGCCAGCAGCAGCTCGCGCTCGGCGGCGACGACGTAGCCGCCGGCCACGCGGGGCCGCAGCGCGGCGGCGACCTTGCCCACGCGCCGCCGCCGCACCGTCGCGCCGTCGAGCGCGAGCACGTCGCCGGCCAGCATGTCCACCCAGCGCAGCCCGCCCCAGCGCGCGGACCACACCGGCCCCTCACCGTGCTCGGACACCGGGTCGGTCACGGGGTACGCGGCGATGCTCATGCCGATCTCCTCCAGGGTGCTGGACGTCACGTCGGCACGATGCTCCCACGCGCCCCGGGCCGCGCGCCCGGCCCCGGCTCAGCGGCGGCGCGCGCGGCGGGCGGGCGCCCGGGAGGCGGTCTCCGGCCAGTGGGCGGGCCGGGTCAGGGCGGGAGGGACGCGGGTGGCGGCGTCGCCGGCGGCGGCGTTGAGCTGGGCCTGGGTGAGGAAGATCGCGCCCGTGAGGTCGGCGCCCGCGAGATTCGCCCCGCGCAGGTCGGCCCCGATGAGGTCGGCCTCGCGCAGGTCCGCGCCGCGCAGGTCCGCGCCGATGAGGTAAGCCCCCCGCAGGTTGGCCCCCCGCAGGTCCGCGCCCCTGAGCCGGGCCCCGATGAGGTCGGCCCCGCGCCGGTCCTTGCCCCGGCCCCTGTCGCGGCCCCCGCCCTGGTGGCCGGCCCTGACCAGCTCGCTCACCCGCAGCAGCAGCTCGTTGACCGCGGCCCGGTGCGGAGCCACGTCGTACGTCTCCAGTGCGCCGGCGTCCTGCCGGGTGAGCCGGTCGGTCTCGTCGAGCGCGCGGCGCAGCTCGGCGTG is part of the Nonomuraea coxensis DSM 45129 genome and encodes:
- a CDS encoding SMP-30/gluconolactonase/LRE family protein, whose protein sequence is MTSSTLEEIGMSIAAYPVTDPVSEHGEGPVWSARWGGLRWVDMLAGDVLALDGATVRRRRVGKVAAALRPRVAGGYVVAAERELLLADSDDLDAPLRPLGGEAWSDPSVRMNDGGCDPGGRFYIGSMAYDAAPGRGSFYVAGPGGALSVVLPEVTISNGFDFSPDGSLAYYADTATGRVDVLDYDPDKGLGGRRPFAYVDPERGQPDGLTVDAEGGVWVALWQGGAVHRYDPAGRLDAVVALPARKVTAVAFGGDDLGRLFITTSALDVDRAEQPEAGAVFAADPGVRGRPVLPAAL
- a CDS encoding pentapeptide repeat-containing protein; the encoded protein is MHPAEPLADDFRDLGLLADCGSCFGLCCVALPFAASADFAADKAAGEPCRNLREDFRCSIHERLRPSGYPGCTVFDCFGAGQKVSQVTFGGRSWRAAPETAGRMYAVFPVMRQLHELLWYLAEALTLEPARPVHAELRRALDETDRLTRQDAGALETYDVAPHRAAVNELLLRVSELVRAGHQGGGRDRGRGKDRRGADLIGARLRGADLRGANLRGAYLIGADLRGADLREADLIGADLRGANLAGADLTGAIFLTQAQLNAAAGDAATRVPPALTRPAHWPETASRAPARRARRR